In a single window of the Massilia oculi genome:
- a CDS encoding tetratricopeptide repeat protein, giving the protein MSEDAARQGTATYEWFHRAASGGNPYAQFNLAQLYLRGDGVARDEAKAAAWMARAAQQRLAYAQNHLGAMYYNGRGVCRDHARAAHWFRCAAEQGDRSAQHNLGLLYRKGRGVPHSHQAAIGWFYRAAEQGMARAQTQLAQGYLHGLGVNVSHPLAMAWFRKAAMQGHVPAQVQLAQMYARGQGVAPSPGQALYWFRHAAGAGDPSAQRQLGLAYAEGRGASADPALAIQWLERAAAGGEREALYVLGGLLSGGGMARDSARALRCYTQAAAQGHVQAQYRVARMLAGGCGVQRDPARALEFYLQAAEGGAANAQFALGLLYARGQGVPRDPAQAAVWYRRAAQQGDPGAQNNLGAMYACGEGVPRDDMLAAHWYRLAARQDHAPAQHNLGGLYAAGRGVARNPVRACMWAWLARQGRGLDKAAPADVALAASTAANDYTALLSPAERSRARSLVERWLASKTSPRRLLGRTGA; this is encoded by the coding sequence ATGAGCGAGGATGCCGCCCGACAGGGCACCGCCACCTACGAGTGGTTCCACCGCGCCGCCAGCGGCGGCAATCCCTACGCCCAGTTCAACCTGGCCCAGCTGTACCTGCGGGGCGACGGCGTCGCGCGCGACGAGGCGAAAGCGGCGGCGTGGATGGCGCGCGCCGCCCAGCAGCGGCTGGCCTATGCCCAGAACCACCTGGGCGCCATGTACTACAACGGCCGCGGCGTGTGCCGCGACCACGCGCGCGCGGCCCACTGGTTCCGCTGCGCCGCCGAGCAGGGCGACCGCTCGGCCCAGCACAATCTCGGTCTCCTGTACCGCAAGGGCCGCGGCGTGCCCCACTCGCACCAGGCGGCGATCGGCTGGTTCTACCGGGCCGCCGAACAAGGCATGGCGCGCGCCCAGACCCAGCTCGCGCAAGGCTATCTGCACGGCCTGGGGGTCAACGTCAGCCACCCGTTGGCGATGGCCTGGTTCCGCAAGGCCGCGATGCAGGGCCACGTGCCGGCGCAGGTGCAGCTGGCGCAGATGTATGCGCGCGGGCAGGGCGTGGCGCCCAGTCCCGGCCAGGCCCTGTACTGGTTCCGCCACGCGGCCGGGGCGGGCGACCCCAGCGCCCAGCGCCAGCTCGGCCTGGCCTATGCCGAAGGCCGCGGCGCCAGTGCCGACCCGGCGCTGGCCATCCAGTGGCTCGAACGCGCGGCGGCCGGCGGCGAGCGCGAAGCGCTGTACGTGCTGGGCGGCCTGCTGTCCGGCGGCGGCATGGCGCGCGACAGCGCACGCGCGCTGCGCTGCTATACGCAGGCCGCCGCCCAGGGCCATGTGCAGGCCCAGTACCGGGTGGCGCGCATGCTGGCCGGCGGTTGCGGCGTGCAGCGCGATCCGGCGCGCGCCCTGGAGTTCTACCTGCAGGCCGCCGAGGGTGGCGCCGCCAATGCCCAGTTCGCGCTGGGCCTGCTCTACGCCAGGGGCCAGGGCGTGCCGCGCGATCCGGCCCAGGCCGCCGTCTGGTACCGGCGCGCCGCCCAGCAGGGCGACCCCGGTGCCCAGAACAATCTCGGCGCCATGTATGCCTGCGGAGAAGGCGTGCCGCGCGACGACATGCTGGCCGCCCACTGGTACCGCCTCGCGGCCCGGCAAGACCACGCGCCGGCCCAGCACAACCTGGGCGGGCTGTACGCCGCCGGGCGCGGCGTCGCCAGGAACCCGGTGCGCGCCTGCATGTGGGCCTGGCTGGCGCGCCAGGGCCGCGGCCTCGACAAGGCCGCGCCGGCCGACGTCGCGCTGGCCGCCAGCACGGCGGCCAACGACTATACCGCGCTGTTGAGCCCGGCCGAACGGAGCCGGGCGCGGAGCCTCGTGGAGCGCTGGCTGGCGTCGAAGACGAGTCCACGCCGGCTGCTGGGGCGTACCGGCGCATGA
- a CDS encoding IS481 family transposase, whose translation MSSRIHPQARTTPKIRQEIKDSGLSDRQAAKVFNITRATAAKWLKRDGVQDRSHRAHTLHTTLSAAQELVVLSLRQTLYLPLDDLLYITRQYINPEVSRSGIARLLKREGMARLEDVIPQAEGETIKAKKTFKDYEPRFLHVDIKYLPQMPDETSRRYLFVAIDRATRWVFLHIYNDMTERSSVDFLRRLKLASPIKITKILTDNGSQFTDRFATKDKKPSGNHAFDKACGSMEVEHRLAPPRHPQTNGMVERFNGRISELIAQTRFDSRADLETTLHNYLKLYNHHIPQRAIGSTTPIQALKDWQKRKPDLFVKRVYDQTGLDT comes from the coding sequence ATGAGTTCACGCATTCACCCGCAAGCCCGCACCACGCCAAAAATCCGTCAGGAGATCAAGGATTCCGGCCTGTCCGACCGTCAAGCGGCCAAGGTGTTCAATATCACTCGGGCCACCGCTGCCAAATGGCTCAAGCGGGACGGTGTGCAAGACCGCTCGCATCGTGCTCACACCCTGCATACGACCCTGAGCGCAGCCCAGGAACTGGTCGTGCTGTCCCTGCGCCAGACGCTTTACTTACCGCTCGACGACCTGCTCTACATCACCCGGCAATACATCAATCCCGAGGTCTCTCGTTCAGGCATTGCGCGACTGCTCAAACGCGAAGGCATGGCACGACTGGAGGACGTGATCCCTCAAGCTGAAGGCGAAACGATCAAGGCCAAGAAGACCTTCAAGGACTATGAGCCACGCTTCCTGCACGTCGATATCAAGTACCTGCCACAGATGCCTGACGAAACCTCACGCCGCTACCTGTTTGTTGCCATTGACCGCGCGACGCGCTGGGTTTTTCTGCATATTTACAACGATATGACTGAACGTAGTAGCGTCGATTTCCTGCGCCGTTTGAAGCTCGCATCGCCGATCAAGATCACCAAGATACTGACCGACAACGGCTCGCAATTTACCGACCGCTTCGCCACCAAAGACAAGAAGCCCAGCGGCAATCACGCCTTCGACAAGGCATGTGGCAGCATGGAAGTCGAGCATCGCCTGGCGCCTCCGCGCCACCCGCAAACTAACGGCATGGTGGAACGCTTCAATGGCAGGATCAGTGAGCTGATCGCGCAGACCCGCTTCGATAGCAGGGCCGATCTGGAGACCACATTGCACAATTACCTCAAGCTTTACAACCACCATATCCCGCAGCGAGCTATCGGCTCAACGACACCGATTCAGGCGCTCAAGGATTGGCAGAAACGCAAACCTGATCTATTCGTCAAACGCGTCTACGATCAGACGGGACTCGACACCTAA
- a CDS encoding cyanophycinase, with the protein MSEPLQQKNGHLVIIGGSEDRKHDMEILSRFVELAGGADARIVVITAASQIADAMWQIYDGVFGTLGVGERAHLEIASREDANSEDFVRKVAEATGIFMTGGDQKRLLALIGGTAMDAEMHTALKVRGATIGGTSAGASAMSGHMLAQGRADLLPEKGSVSLGAGLGFLHRVVVDQHFSERQRLSRLLSVVAQNPYLQGIGIDEDTALIIERGVGIEVLGEGAVTVVDGRSMSTNVAEIKDRATPELIDVRLHLLPAGSKYSLPDGEEQTGKRVPPQLLDFLENVTKRTTLS; encoded by the coding sequence ATGAGCGAACCACTCCAGCAAAAGAACGGCCACCTGGTCATCATCGGGGGCAGCGAAGACCGCAAGCACGATATGGAAATCCTGTCGCGCTTCGTCGAACTGGCCGGCGGCGCCGATGCGCGCATCGTCGTGATCACGGCGGCCAGCCAGATCGCCGACGCGATGTGGCAGATCTATGACGGCGTATTCGGCACGCTGGGCGTCGGGGAGCGCGCGCACCTGGAGATCGCCAGCCGCGAAGACGCCAACAGCGAAGACTTCGTGCGCAAGGTGGCCGAGGCCACCGGCATCTTCATGACCGGCGGCGACCAGAAACGCCTGCTGGCCCTGATCGGCGGCACCGCCATGGACGCCGAGATGCACACCGCCCTCAAGGTGCGCGGCGCCACGATCGGCGGCACCAGCGCCGGGGCGTCGGCCATGTCGGGCCATATGCTGGCGCAGGGCCGCGCCGACCTGCTGCCAGAGAAAGGCTCGGTGAGCCTGGGGGCCGGCCTGGGCTTCCTGCACCGCGTGGTGGTCGACCAGCACTTCTCGGAACGCCAGCGCCTGTCGCGTCTGTTGTCGGTCGTGGCCCAGAACCCGTATCTGCAGGGGATCGGCATCGACGAAGACACGGCGCTGATCATCGAGCGCGGGGTCGGCATCGAGGTGCTGGGCGAAGGCGCGGTGACCGTGGTCGACGGCCGCTCAATGAGCACCAACGTGGCCGAGATCAAGGATCGCGCCACGCCCGAGCTGATCGACGTGCGCCTGCACCTGTTGCCGGCCGGGAGCAAATATTCACTGCCCGATGGAGAGGAGCAGACTGGCAAGCGCGTGCCGCCCCAGTTGCTGGACTTCCTGGAAAACGTCACCAAACGGACCACACTGTCATGA
- a CDS encoding 3'-5' exonuclease, producing MSVYDRPLVMLDFETTGLSPEMGDRITEVAALRIVGGEVKERYVSLVNCGVRIPSFITQLTGITQAMVDGAPPAHQVVPELLDFIGGDVLSAHNASFDEKFLKAEGARFGRATAHAGLVCSLKLSRRLFPGLASYKLGLLSRQLGIEFRGTAHRAEADAQVAADVLLHAARHLGRTCGIEQVEPALLVSINKVAAAKIPAFLDKYAATVRERRAAAAVAVAA from the coding sequence ATGAGTGTTTACGATCGACCGCTGGTGATGCTCGACTTCGAGACCACCGGCCTGTCGCCCGAGATGGGCGACCGCATCACCGAAGTGGCGGCGCTGCGTATCGTCGGCGGCGAAGTGAAGGAGCGCTATGTCTCGCTGGTGAACTGCGGCGTGCGGATCCCGTCCTTCATCACCCAGCTGACCGGGATCACGCAGGCGATGGTCGACGGCGCCCCGCCGGCGCACCAGGTGGTGCCCGAACTGCTCGACTTCATCGGCGGCGACGTGCTGTCGGCCCACAATGCCAGCTTCGATGAGAAGTTCCTCAAGGCCGAAGGCGCGCGCTTCGGCCGCGCCACAGCGCATGCCGGCCTGGTGTGTTCGCTGAAGCTGTCGCGCCGCCTGTTCCCGGGCCTGGCCAGCTACAAGCTGGGCCTGCTCTCGCGCCAGCTCGGCATCGAGTTTCGCGGCACCGCCCACCGGGCCGAGGCCGACGCCCAGGTGGCGGCCGACGTGCTGCTGCACGCCGCGCGCCACCTCGGCCGCACCTGCGGCATCGAGCAGGTCGAGCCGGCGCTGCTGGTCTCGATCAACAAGGTCGCGGCCGCCAAGATTCCCGCCTTCCTCGACAAGTACGCGGCTACCGTACGCGAACGCCGCGCTGCGGCGGCTGTCGCTGTCGCGGCCTGA
- the cphA gene encoding cyanophycin synthetase, translating to MRIKEKRLLRGPNLYAANPCLMALVDNVGAKGRGFSARLLELLPALPREAAARLADDALLVDALEPVVMELQRLAGAPGEHGATLPVAGQPERRRVVCGYAIEQVAEESLRTAIALLDAMAHDQAFDLDAAVAELRDVAERHAIGTSTGAVVNAALRRDIPALRLTESANLFQLGWGSRQKRLQATITGATNAIAVGIASDKQLTKALLDGAGVPVPEGDVVTTVEAAQRIARRLGRPVAVKPLDANQGKGVTVDCVGADAVARAFEFARKHGRRVIVEEYLRGRDYRVLVTGGKIAAASWRRPPHVTGDGKSTIRQLVETENRNPARGDGHTNILTRIPLDALADETLARQGHDLDTVLADGVSADLRGNANLSTGGTAEDVTDLLPEETRDICVRAARTIGLDVAGIDIICEDIALPLRAQRGGIIEVNAAPGIRMHQYPSRGTPRDAGDAIVEALFGGCNGRIPLVAVTGTNGKTTTSLLIEHTVRMAGLRTGVTTTSGVYLNGELAYEGDCTGYHSARSVLGAPDVDFAVLETARGGILKRGLAYDRCDVAVVLNVSADHLGLDGIDTIDDLARVKAVVAKRASRAVVLNAEDRYCVKMGAELADGVEIIYFALDAEDPVLLRHVEHGGRGVYLQDSTIVIASGLRHEALVDVHEMPSSLGGRARYNIANAMAAAATLTACGFANHEIADGLRGFVSDSKHNPLRSNLFDVDGVTVVVDYAHNCAAYAAMADMARAMTPGRLVGVVAAPGDRRDADLVDVGRTCAAGFDELVIYETENRGRPAGETATLLARGARLGKIDAEQLQVELDVHRAIRLGLSMCRPGDVLVFGCGSSISELTEALRPTRPDLARRIEATTI from the coding sequence ATGAGAATCAAGGAAAAACGCCTGCTGCGCGGGCCCAATCTGTACGCCGCCAATCCCTGCCTGATGGCGCTGGTGGACAATGTCGGCGCCAAGGGCCGCGGCTTTTCGGCGCGCCTGCTCGAACTGCTGCCGGCGCTGCCGCGCGAGGCAGCGGCGCGCCTGGCCGACGACGCGCTGCTGGTCGACGCGCTCGAGCCGGTCGTCATGGAATTGCAGCGCCTGGCCGGCGCACCGGGTGAGCACGGCGCCACCCTGCCGGTCGCGGGACAGCCCGAGCGTCGCCGCGTGGTATGCGGCTATGCGATCGAACAAGTGGCCGAGGAATCGCTGCGCACCGCGATCGCCCTGCTCGACGCCATGGCGCACGACCAGGCCTTCGACCTCGATGCCGCCGTCGCCGAATTGCGCGACGTCGCCGAGCGCCATGCGATCGGCACCAGCACCGGGGCCGTCGTCAACGCCGCCCTGCGGCGCGACATCCCGGCCCTGCGCCTGACCGAATCTGCGAACCTGTTCCAGCTGGGCTGGGGCAGCCGCCAGAAACGGCTGCAGGCCACGATCACCGGCGCCACCAACGCGATCGCGGTGGGCATCGCCAGCGACAAGCAGTTGACCAAGGCGCTGCTGGACGGGGCCGGCGTGCCGGTGCCGGAAGGCGACGTCGTCACCACGGTGGAAGCGGCGCAGCGCATCGCGCGCCGTCTCGGCCGGCCAGTGGCGGTCAAGCCGCTGGACGCCAACCAGGGCAAGGGCGTGACCGTCGACTGCGTGGGCGCGGATGCGGTGGCGCGCGCCTTCGAGTTCGCGCGCAAGCATGGCCGGCGCGTGATCGTCGAAGAATACCTGCGCGGCCGCGACTACCGCGTGCTGGTCACGGGCGGCAAGATCGCGGCCGCTTCGTGGCGCCGCCCGCCGCACGTGACGGGTGACGGCAAGTCGACCATCCGCCAACTGGTGGAAACCGAGAACCGCAACCCGGCGCGCGGCGACGGCCACACCAACATCCTCACCAGGATTCCGCTCGACGCGCTGGCCGACGAGACGCTGGCCCGGCAGGGTCATGACCTCGACACCGTGTTGGCCGACGGCGTGAGCGCCGACCTGCGCGGCAACGCCAACCTGTCGACCGGCGGCACCGCCGAAGACGTGACCGACCTGCTGCCGGAAGAAACGCGCGACATCTGCGTCCGCGCCGCGCGCACCATCGGCCTGGACGTGGCCGGCATCGACATCATCTGCGAAGACATCGCGCTGCCGCTGCGCGCGCAGCGTGGCGGCATCATCGAGGTCAACGCGGCGCCGGGCATCCGCATGCACCAGTACCCGAGCCGCGGCACGCCGCGCGACGCGGGCGACGCCATCGTCGAGGCGCTGTTCGGCGGCTGCAACGGACGCATCCCGCTGGTGGCAGTCACCGGCACCAACGGCAAGACCACCACCAGCCTCTTGATCGAGCACACCGTACGCATGGCCGGCCTGCGCACCGGCGTGACCACCACCAGCGGCGTCTACCTGAACGGCGAGCTGGCCTATGAAGGCGACTGCACCGGCTACCATTCGGCGCGCAGCGTTCTGGGTGCGCCGGACGTCGACTTCGCGGTGCTGGAGACGGCGCGCGGCGGCATCCTCAAGCGCGGCCTGGCCTATGACCGCTGCGACGTGGCGGTGGTGCTGAACGTCTCGGCCGACCACCTGGGGCTGGACGGCATCGACACCATCGACGACCTGGCCAGGGTGAAGGCGGTGGTGGCCAAGCGCGCCTCGCGCGCGGTGGTGCTCAACGCCGAGGACAGGTACTGCGTGAAGATGGGGGCCGAGCTGGCCGACGGCGTGGAAATCATCTATTTCGCGCTGGACGCCGAGGATCCGGTGCTGCTGCGCCACGTGGAGCACGGCGGGCGCGGCGTCTACCTGCAGGATTCGACGATCGTGATCGCGAGCGGCCTGCGCCACGAGGCGCTGGTGGACGTGCACGAGATGCCCTCGTCGCTGGGCGGCAGGGCGCGCTACAACATCGCCAACGCCATGGCGGCGGCGGCGACCCTGACCGCCTGCGGCTTCGCCAACCACGAAATCGCGGACGGCCTGCGCGGCTTCGTCTCGGACAGCAAGCACAATCCGCTGCGTTCGAACCTGTTCGACGTGGACGGCGTGACGGTGGTGGTCGACTACGCCCACAACTGCGCGGCCTACGCCGCCATGGCCGATATGGCGCGCGCGATGACGCCGGGGCGCCTGGTCGGGGTGGTTGCCGCCCCGGGCGACCGCCGCGACGCCGACCTGGTCGACGTCGGCCGCACTTGCGCCGCCGGCTTCGACGAGCTGGTCATCTACGAAACCGAGAACCGCGGCCGCCCCGCCGGCGAAACCGCCACGCTGCTGGCGCGCGGCGCCCGCCTGGGCAAGATCGACGCCGAGCAGCTGCAAGTGGAACTGGACGTCCACCGCGCCATCCGCCTCGGGCTGTCGATGTGCCGTCCCGGCGACGTGCTGGTCTTCGGCTGCGGCTCCTCGATCTCCGAGCTGACCGAAGCCCTCCGCCCCACCCGCCCCGACCTCGCCCGCCGCATCGAAGCCACCACCATCTAA
- a CDS encoding prolyl oligopeptidase family serine peptidase, with amino-acid sequence MHMRLATLAAVLAAAFAAPAMGQSCSPAGPSLTYPVSKKVDQTDNYHGTVVADPYRWLEDANSAETKSWVDAQNKVTQAYLAQIPQREAIRQRLTQLWNYERYSVPGKEGGRYFYTRNDGLQNQAVLYTLKNLNDQPRMLLDPNTLAADGTVALAGAEVSPDGKLLAYSIAASGSDWNEIKVRDIDTGKDLADHIKWVKFSSTAWTKDGKGFFYSRYDEPKEATKLADVNYFQKLYYHRIGTPQSADTLVYDRADQKEWGFGGQTTDDGRYLIITTTKGTAPKYRVSYKDLSKPDAKVVDLIDNFDAGYDFIDNVGTVFYFSTDRNAPKKRIIAIDVSKPSENNWKEIVAESADTLAGADIIDNQLVLEYLKDAKSVVRVVSLEGKPVREIALPGIGTVGGLSGKRNDTETFYSFASFTNPTTIYRLNLKNGESTVFRQPKVAFNPADYETRQQFYTSRDGTRVPMFIVSKKGLKLDGSNPTYLYGYGGFNISLTPSFSPANLAWMEMGGVYVLANLRGGGEYGEAWHQAGTKLQKQNVFDDFIGAAEWLIANKVTSPKKLAIGGGSNGGLLVGAATTQRPDLFAAAIPSVGVMDMLRFHKFTIGWAWTSDYGSSENPDEFKALVKYSPLHNLKAGTCYPATMVTTADHDDRVVPAHSFKYAAAAQAAQAGSAPILIRIDTKAGHGAGKPTSKQIEEVADRWGFLSRELQMQDATKAVGGAH; translated from the coding sequence ATGCACATGAGACTCGCCACGCTCGCCGCCGTCCTGGCCGCTGCTTTCGCCGCGCCAGCGATGGGGCAGAGCTGCTCGCCGGCCGGCCCTTCGCTGACCTATCCCGTGTCGAAGAAAGTCGACCAGACCGACAACTACCACGGCACCGTGGTGGCAGACCCCTATCGCTGGCTCGAGGACGCCAATAGCGCTGAGACCAAATCCTGGGTCGATGCGCAGAACAAGGTCACCCAAGCCTACCTGGCGCAGATCCCGCAGCGCGAGGCGATCCGTCAGCGGCTCACCCAGCTCTGGAATTACGAGCGCTACAGCGTGCCGGGCAAGGAAGGCGGCCGCTACTTCTACACGCGCAATGACGGCTTGCAGAACCAGGCCGTGCTGTACACGCTCAAGAACCTGAACGACCAGCCGCGCATGCTGCTCGACCCGAACACCCTGGCCGCTGACGGTACCGTCGCCCTGGCCGGCGCCGAGGTCAGCCCCGACGGCAAGCTGCTGGCCTACAGCATCGCGGCCTCGGGCTCCGACTGGAACGAGATCAAGGTGCGCGATATCGACACCGGCAAGGACCTGGCAGACCACATCAAGTGGGTCAAGTTCTCGAGCACCGCCTGGACCAAGGATGGCAAGGGCTTCTTCTACAGCCGCTACGACGAGCCGAAAGAAGCGACCAAGCTGGCCGACGTCAACTACTTCCAGAAGCTGTACTACCACCGCATCGGCACGCCGCAAAGCGCCGACACCCTGGTCTACGACCGCGCCGACCAGAAGGAATGGGGCTTCGGCGGCCAGACCACCGACGACGGCCGTTACCTGATCATCACCACCACCAAGGGCACCGCGCCGAAGTACCGCGTCTCGTACAAGGACCTGTCCAAGCCCGATGCCAAGGTGGTCGACCTGATCGACAACTTCGATGCCGGCTACGACTTCATCGACAACGTCGGCACCGTGTTCTACTTCAGCACCGACCGCAATGCGCCCAAGAAGCGCATCATCGCCATCGACGTGAGCAAGCCTTCCGAGAACAACTGGAAAGAGATCGTCGCCGAGAGCGCCGACACGCTGGCCGGCGCCGACATCATCGACAACCAGCTCGTGCTCGAATACCTGAAGGATGCGAAAAGCGTCGTGCGCGTGGTGTCGCTCGAAGGCAAGCCGGTGCGCGAGATCGCGCTGCCGGGCATCGGCACCGTCGGCGGCCTGTCGGGCAAGCGCAACGACACCGAGACCTTCTATTCGTTCGCCAGCTTTACCAACCCGACCACCATCTACCGCCTGAACCTCAAGAACGGCGAGAGCACCGTGTTCCGCCAGCCGAAGGTCGCCTTCAACCCGGCCGACTACGAAACCCGCCAGCAGTTCTACACGAGCCGCGACGGCACCAGGGTGCCGATGTTCATCGTGTCGAAGAAGGGGCTCAAGCTGGACGGCTCGAACCCGACCTATCTGTACGGCTATGGCGGTTTCAATATCTCGCTGACCCCGAGCTTCTCGCCGGCCAACCTGGCCTGGATGGAAATGGGGGGCGTCTATGTGCTGGCCAACCTGCGCGGCGGCGGAGAATATGGCGAAGCCTGGCACCAGGCCGGCACCAAGCTGCAAAAGCAGAACGTGTTCGACGACTTCATCGGGGCAGCCGAATGGCTGATCGCGAACAAGGTCACCTCGCCGAAGAAACTGGCGATCGGCGGCGGCAGCAACGGCGGCCTGCTGGTCGGCGCGGCCACCACGCAGCGCCCGGATCTGTTCGCGGCGGCGATCCCGAGCGTGGGCGTGATGGACATGCTGCGCTTCCACAAGTTCACCATCGGCTGGGCCTGGACTTCAGATTATGGCTCGTCGGAGAATCCTGACGAGTTCAAGGCCCTGGTCAAGTACTCGCCGCTGCATAACCTAAAGGCGGGCACCTGCTATCCGGCCACCATGGTCACCACGGCCGACCACGACGACCGCGTGGTGCCGGCGCACAGCTTCAAGTATGCCGCCGCGGCCCAGGCCGCCCAGGCCGGATCCGCGCCGATCCTGATCCGCATCGACACCAAGGCGGGCCATGGGGCCGGCAAGCCGACCAGCAAGCAGATCGAGGAAGTCGCCGATCGCTGGGGCTTCCTGTCGCGCGAACTGCAGATGCAGGATGCGACCAAGGCTGTCGGCGGCGCGCACTAG
- a CDS encoding isoaspartyl peptidase/L-asparaginase, translated as MSKPQQAGAVVVHGGAGASRENEDGCVLAARRALAQLEVNGDALDAAVGAVSALEDDGRFNAGSGSVLGLDGATVEMDASIMDTRGRLGAIACAQSVKNPVQLARAVADTPHWMLAGDGAARFARAIGMPESVPVSERQRAEHRKIMTQLAGSVPAMPGLNSRLFDRFWNYNTPVNLPEGVACDTVGAVVRGADGHFAVACSSGGSAPALLGRVGDTPIIGSGFYAGPAGAVAASGIGEHIVRHLLARTVYGWIEDGMPLDQALQRGIDLFAPEIKVGLIAVSRLEAGACSNGEMPYSKMVQR; from the coding sequence ATGAGCAAGCCTCAACAAGCTGGCGCCGTCGTGGTACACGGCGGCGCCGGCGCGTCGCGCGAGAACGAAGATGGTTGCGTTCTCGCCGCGCGCCGCGCATTGGCGCAGCTGGAAGTCAACGGCGACGCGCTGGACGCGGCCGTCGGCGCAGTAAGCGCCCTGGAAGACGATGGCCGCTTCAACGCCGGCAGCGGCTCGGTGCTGGGTCTCGACGGCGCCACCGTCGAAATGGATGCCTCGATCATGGATACCCGCGGACGCCTTGGCGCGATCGCCTGCGCGCAATCGGTCAAGAACCCGGTGCAACTGGCGCGCGCGGTGGCCGACACGCCGCACTGGATGCTGGCCGGCGACGGCGCCGCGCGCTTCGCGCGCGCGATCGGCATGCCCGAGAGCGTCCCGGTGTCGGAGCGCCAGCGCGCCGAACATCGCAAGATCATGACGCAGCTGGCCGGCTCGGTGCCGGCCATGCCGGGCCTGAACAGCCGGCTGTTCGACCGCTTCTGGAACTACAATACCCCGGTGAACCTGCCCGAGGGCGTGGCCTGCGACACCGTTGGCGCCGTGGTGCGCGGCGCCGACGGCCATTTCGCGGTCGCCTGCTCCAGCGGCGGCTCGGCGCCGGCGCTACTCGGGCGCGTCGGCGATACCCCGATCATCGGCAGCGGATTCTATGCGGGTCCCGCCGGCGCGGTCGCGGCGAGCGGCATCGGCGAACACATCGTGCGCCACCTGCTGGCGCGCACGGTCTATGGCTGGATCGAAGACGGCATGCCGCTCGACCAGGCGCTGCAACGCGGGATCGATCTGTTCGCGCCGGAGATCAAGGTCGGGCTGATCGCCGTCAGCCGTCTCGAGGCCGGCGCCTGCAGCAACGGCGAGATGCCTTATTCGAAGATGGTGCAACGATGA